A part of Ziziphus jujuba cultivar Dongzao chromosome 8, ASM3175591v1 genomic DNA contains:
- the LOC107413058 gene encoding beta-amyrin 11-oxidase — MAMKLGHIEHNVINSLEEWSRLNCPIEILPELKRIVFKVITHIFMDADDDPVVADMESLFTELHAGLFSLNVNLPGFAFHKAIKARKKLVKILSYVIERKTKALNKEPEKGKRDMIDLLMGVEDDDGKKLEEEDIIDLLIMFVVDGHESSALGTMWGLINLAENPEVFKKAKEEQEMIVRNRPSTQKGLTLREIKSMTYLPKVIDEMMRKTSINFAAFRHAIEDVNMDGYLIPKGWKILVWYRAIHMDPQIDPNPHEFNLKRWDNDGVKTGAFIPFGAGTRICPERDLAITSYLTMNLRK, encoded by the exons ATGGCCATGAAGCTTGGTCACATTGAACACAATGTGATTAACTCCCTTGAAGAATGGTCAAGATTGAACTGTCCAATTGAAATTCTACCAGAGCTGAAGAGGATTGTTTTCAAGGTCATTACACATATCTTCATGGATGCTGATGATGATCCGGTTGTGGCTGATATGGAGAGCTTGTTCACAGAATTGCATGCTGGATTGTTTTCCTTGAATGTCAATTTGCCTGGCTTTGCTTTCCACAAAGCAATCAAg GCGAGGAAGAAGTTGGTGAAAATTCTTTCATATGTGatagagagaaaaacaaaagcatTGAACAAAGAACCAGAAAAGGGGAAGAGAGATATGATTGATTTGCTAATGGGtgtagaagatgatgatggtaaAAAATTAGAGGAGGAAGATATTATAGATTTGTTGATCATGTTCGTGGTTGATGGACATGAAAGCTCAGCTTTAGGTACCATGTGGGGTTTGATCAACTTGGCTGAAAATCCTGAAGTTTTCAAAAAGGCCAAG GAGGAGCAAGAGATGATTGTAAGAAATAGACCATCTACTCAGAAAGGATTGACTCTTAGGGAAATCAAGTCAATGACATATCTTCCGAAG GTGATTGATGAGATGATGAGGAAAACTAGTATTAACTTCGCAGCTTTCAGGCATGCAATTGAGGATGTCAACATGGATG GTTATCTGATACCAAAAGGATGGAAAATTTTAGTTTGGTACAGAGCTATTCATATGGATCCACAAATCGATCCCAATCCACATGAATTCAATCTAAAAAGATGGGAT AATGATGGAGTGAAAACTGGGGCTTTCATCCCCTTTGGGGCAGGAACCAGAATTTGCCCCGAAAGAGACTTGGCCATTACTTCCTACTTAACTATGA ACTTGAGAAAGTGA